In one window of Myxocyprinus asiaticus isolate MX2 ecotype Aquarium Trade chromosome 43, UBuf_Myxa_2, whole genome shotgun sequence DNA:
- the bnip3lb gene encoding BCL2 interacting protein 3 like b, with translation MSCADAPADNNNGEPGLNGSWVELEMNRNSASFASSTTSVLPPVAQVVEEDDGMVGGLEHVPSSSSIHNGDMEKILLDAQHESSRSNSSCDSPPRPHSPQDDGQIIFDVDTRRDSQEDVMEKMRDDDILMKDSDWVADWSSRPENIPPKEFHFRHPRRSVTLSMRKTGAMKKGGIFSAEFLKVFIPSLLLSHILVLGLGVYIGKRLTTPASSI, from the exons GATCATGGGTGGAGCTGGAGATGAACAGAAACTCTGCATCGTTCGCTTCGTCCACCACCTCTGTGCTTCCTCCTGTAGCCCAGGTCGTAGAGGAGGATGATGGAATGGTGGGAGGGCTAGAACATGTTCCCTCATCGTCCTCAATCCACAATGGAGACATGGAGAAAATACTGCTAGATGCCCAGCACGAGTCCAGCCGCAGTAACTCCTCTTGCGACAG CCCTCCTCGACCCCACAGTCCTCAGGATGATGGACAGATCATTTTTGACGTGGACACGAGGAGAGACAGTCAG GAGGACGTCATGGAGAAGATGAGAGATGATGACATTTTAATGAAGGATTCAGACTGGGTGGCAGACTGGTCAAGTAGACCAGAGAATATTCCACCTAA GGAGTTCCACTTCCGGCACCCGCGGCGTTCAGTGACACTCAGCATGAGGAAGACAGGAGCGATGAAGAAAGGAGGCATCTTCTCTGCTGAGTTTCTCAAAGTGTTCATCCCCTCACTGCTCCTGTCCCACATCCTGGTCTTGGGTCTAGG GGTCTACATTGGGAAAAGACTGACTACTCCTGCAAGCTCCATTTGA